The following proteins come from a genomic window of Miscanthus floridulus cultivar M001 chromosome 2, ASM1932011v1, whole genome shotgun sequence:
- the LOC136539591 gene encoding uncharacterized protein, whose protein sequence is MARELAAACVVAALVALCAGVAAQAPAPRPLPSNYQMITPGKYKRDQQTACDNPKDKKQKCMAKCDKRCPNQCIVLCPGCKTFCMCDFYPGVSCGDPRFTGGDGNNFYFHGKKDQDFCILSDANLHINAHFIGKRNPAMSRDFTWIQALGIRISADRDHHLYMGAQKTAKWSNDVDRLELAFDGAPVTIPAESGAVWESAAVPGLTVTRTATANGVRVQLRGVFDIVANVVPISEEDSRVHNYGVTEDDSLAHFDLGFKFFDLTDDVHGVLGQTYRADYVNQLSVSSKMPVMGGAPNYVSSDIFATDWAVARFGARRAGISMVTAQAS, encoded by the exons ATGGCCCGGGAGCTCGCCGCGGCGTGTGTGGTTGCCGCCCTGGTGGCCCTGTGCGCAGGTGTGGCTGCGCAGGCACCTGCGCCGCGCCCACTGCCGTCCAACTACCAGATGATCACCCCGGGCAAGTACAAGAGGGACCAGCAGACGGCGTGCGACAATCCCAAGGACAAGAAGCAGAAATGCATGGCCAAGTGCGACAAGCGCTGCCCCAACCAGTGCATCGTCCTCTGCCCCGGATGCAAGACATTCTGCA TGTGCGACTTCTACCCCGGCGTGTCCTGCGGTGACCCGCGCTTCACCGGCGGCGACGGCAACAACTTCTACTTCCACGGCAAGAAGGACCAGGACTTCTGCATCCTCTCCGACGCCAACCTCCACATCAACGCGCACTTCATCGGCAAGCGGAATCCGGCCATGAGCCGCGACTTCACGTGGATCCAGGCGCTCGGCATCCGCATCAGCGCCGACCGCGACCACCACCTCTACATGGGCGCGCAGAAGACGGCCAAGTGGAGCAACGACGTGGACCGCCTGGAGCTGGCCTTCGACGGCGCGCCCGTCACCATCCCGGCCGAGTCCGGCGCCGTGTGGGAATCCGCCGCCGTGCCGGGGCTCACCGTCACCCGGACCGCCACCGCCAACGGCGTCAGGGTGCAGCTCAGGGGCGTGTTCGACATCGTCGCCAACGTGGTGCCCATCAGCGAGGAGGACTCGCGCGTCCACAACTACGGCGTGACCGAGGACGACAGCCTCGCGCACTTCGACCTCGGGTTCAAGTTCTTCGACCTCACCGACGACGTGCACGGCGTCCTCGGCCAGACCTACCGCGCCGACTACGTCAACCAGCTCAGCGTCAGCTCCAAGATGCCGGTCATGGGTGGAGCGCCCAACTACGTCTCCTCGGATATCTTCGCCACCGACTGGGCCGTCGCAAGGTTTGGTGCCCGTCGCGCCGGCATCTCCATGGTTACAGCTCAGGCCAGTTAA